Proteins encoded within one genomic window of Sphingomonas cannabina:
- a CDS encoding NADPH-dependent F420 reductase translates to MTYAIIGFGEVGHALAQAFARKGIEVAVATTRDPESFAADAMAIGPGIIPTTLAEAAKADVIFLAVRYQSHPDVAKALPSWEGKIIVDVTNAYGVPDEELGGQPSAKAVADAFAGAKLVKGFNHLVAPVLAQDPAVHGGRRVIFLSSDDDGAAAEIAGLADKLGFAPIKLGGLSEGGLLVQGHGNAWGRLIFKDLVKFDS, encoded by the coding sequence ATGACCTACGCAATCATCGGTTTCGGCGAAGTGGGCCACGCGCTGGCCCAGGCGTTTGCCCGCAAGGGCATCGAAGTAGCCGTCGCCACCACGCGCGATCCGGAAAGCTTTGCGGCCGATGCGATGGCAATCGGCCCCGGAATCATTCCCACGACGCTCGCCGAGGCGGCCAAGGCGGACGTCATCTTCCTGGCGGTGCGATACCAGTCGCACCCGGATGTCGCGAAGGCGCTGCCCAGCTGGGAGGGCAAGATCATCGTCGATGTGACCAACGCCTATGGTGTGCCTGACGAGGAGCTGGGCGGGCAGCCTTCCGCCAAGGCCGTCGCCGATGCCTTCGCGGGCGCGAAGCTGGTCAAGGGCTTCAACCATCTGGTCGCCCCTGTCCTGGCGCAGGACCCGGCCGTGCATGGCGGCCGGCGAGTCATATTCCTGTCAAGCGATGACGACGGCGCGGCTGCCGAGATCGCCGGGCTGGCGGACAAGCTCGGCTTCGCACCCATCAAACTCGGCGGGCTTTCCGAAGGCGGACTGCTTGTGCAGGGCCATGGGAATGCCTGGGGTCGGCTTATCTTCAAGGATCTGGTCAAGTTCGACAGCTGA
- a CDS encoding ABC-F family ATP-binding cassette domain-containing protein gives MSSITLADISWSAPDGQPVLSDVSLTFQQERTGIVGRNGVGKSTLLKLVSGDLTASRGRVVVDGTVGMLRQMVQISPNETVADLMGASADLALLRKAEAGMASIDEFAEADWMLEARAAEALAKVGLDAELDARLVSLSGGQRTRAALAGILFREPDFLLLDEPTNDLDRNGRRAVRELLEGWRAGALVVSHDRELLECLDAIVELTSLGATRYGGNWSAYQARKAVEQEAVERDLASAERRAAEVARKAQQAVERQQRRDAAGNRRAARGDLPRISIGGRRDRAEKSGGEGARLADRMRADADQSLAAARARVERTTTMRLELASSNLAAGTRVLDMEHVCFGFVPDRPLLNDASLHLAGPERVAICGPNGSGKSTLLRVITGDLAPWEGQATMHVPFAYFDQRVSILRPEATIAENFRRLNPGLTENDCRAALARFQFRADAADRRVETLSGGQVLRAGLACVLGGATPPPLLLLDEPTNHLDMESTAAVEAGLKAFDGALLVVSHDEAFLEAIEISRRIEINALGGGG, from the coding sequence ATGTCCTCCATTACCCTCGCCGACATTTCGTGGTCCGCGCCTGACGGGCAACCCGTCCTTTCGGACGTTTCGCTCACCTTCCAGCAAGAACGCACCGGAATCGTCGGCCGGAACGGAGTCGGCAAGAGCACGCTCCTCAAGCTCGTTTCGGGCGATCTGACCGCGAGCCGCGGCCGCGTCGTGGTGGACGGCACGGTCGGCATGCTGCGGCAGATGGTGCAGATATCGCCGAACGAGACTGTCGCCGATCTCATGGGCGCGTCCGCTGATCTCGCGCTGTTGCGCAAGGCGGAAGCCGGGATGGCATCGATAGACGAGTTCGCCGAGGCCGACTGGATGCTGGAAGCGCGTGCGGCCGAAGCGCTGGCCAAGGTCGGGTTGGACGCGGAACTCGACGCGCGTCTCGTCAGCCTTTCCGGCGGGCAGAGAACACGCGCGGCGCTCGCCGGCATATTGTTTCGGGAGCCCGATTTTCTCCTGCTCGACGAGCCCACCAATGATCTCGATCGCAATGGTCGCAGGGCGGTTCGCGAGCTACTCGAGGGCTGGCGCGCGGGCGCGCTGGTGGTGAGCCATGATCGCGAGCTGCTCGAGTGTCTCGACGCGATCGTCGAGCTGACCTCGCTCGGCGCGACACGCTATGGCGGGAACTGGAGCGCTTATCAGGCGCGCAAGGCCGTCGAGCAGGAAGCCGTCGAACGCGATCTCGCCTCGGCCGAGCGCCGCGCCGCCGAGGTCGCGCGCAAGGCCCAGCAGGCAGTCGAGCGGCAGCAGCGGCGCGATGCCGCCGGCAATCGCCGGGCCGCACGCGGCGACCTGCCGCGCATCTCGATCGGGGGGCGCCGCGATCGCGCCGAGAAGAGCGGCGGGGAGGGCGCGCGCCTCGCGGACCGGATGCGCGCCGACGCCGACCAGTCGCTCGCCGCGGCACGCGCTCGCGTCGAGCGAACGACCACTATGCGGTTGGAGCTCGCCTCGAGCAACCTAGCGGCAGGGACGCGCGTCCTCGACATGGAGCATGTCTGCTTCGGTTTTGTACCGGATCGCCCCTTGCTCAACGACGCGTCGCTGCATCTGGCGGGGCCTGAGCGCGTGGCGATCTGCGGGCCCAACGGATCGGGCAAATCCACACTGCTCAGAGTGATCACGGGCGATCTGGCACCGTGGGAGGGACAGGCGACGATGCACGTGCCGTTCGCTTATTTCGACCAGCGGGTCAGCATCCTCCGGCCCGAGGCTACGATCGCGGAGAATTTCCGCCGTCTCAATCCTGGCTTGACCGAGAACGACTGCAGGGCCGCGCTGGCGCGGTTCCAGTTCAGGGCGGATGCCGCGGACCGCCGCGTCGAGACGCTCAGCGGCGGACAGGTGCTGCGCGCCGGGCTTGCCTGCGTGCTGGGCGGCGCGACGCCGCCACCGCTGCTCCTGCTCGACGAGCCCACCAATCACCTCGACATGGAGTCGACCGCGGCCGTCGAGGCCGGGCTGAAGGCCTTCGACGGCGCCCTCCTGGTCGTCAGCCATGACGAGGCGTTCCTCGAGGCGATCGAGATTTCGCGTCGCATCGAGATCAACGCGCTCGGCGGCGGAGGCTAG
- a CDS encoding ATP-binding protein: protein MADLQQQLHGERMFFGPFCLSPSERLLTRNGEPVEIGGRSFDLLVVLTEQPGRVLSKRELLKRVWSDVVVEDGSLRFHMAGLRKLLGDGTDGARYIATQVGVGYAFVAPVERHGAAIRPAPDDEARPGASSINVPARLPHLIGRERDVTFLVERVADTPLFTIVGAGGVGKTSLAIEAGHRLAGTFEGRVAFVDFSMLENPAVVPSMIAGAMGIAVQSEDPLAVILGHIRDRPFLLLLDNCEHVVEPVAGIVERIIEEAPGARVLATSREPLRVRAEHVLRLDALDYPEEPAALTPEQLLTYSAVQLFCERATAADSSLVIDEDAARLIADMCRRLGGMALPIELAAVRAATHGIAATARQLGERFSLGWSGRRTARPRQQTLQATLDWSYDLLTEKERIVLERLSVLVGPFSIDAALEVVADAEIGSDDVAAALDELAFKSLVAPDRSRRTGTYRLLEMTRAYAREKLLARREGESGAVARRHAAFFLAELEAVAEQDEDVLQDTRPLRQQLGNIRSALDWSFGRDGDLRIAVRLAAASAPVFLNLSHLIECRTWCARALAEIEEVQRGTAIELELQAALGISLMFTRGNSEAAGNALARALEIATLLDDRWNQLRLLGCLHIFHERIGEYAAAMGHAERAVQVAEAIGAPEAMGIAYSFSGISHHLAGDQKRARRELELSLRKSPPSARSRTIHYGFDHRNRSGIALARTLWLAGHADEAGRLARQIVREAAQLDHAVTHCIALIWSLSVYLWMEDYAAAEQDLAAFTECAEVNALGPYIAAAAGFRGELAIQRGQTGDALGAVEESLSRLRAARYELLTTPFSIALARGLVADSRTDEALDLVDATLARCDANGERFAVPELLRLKARIVRFTPSAEDASTLLDQALTLSREQGARAWELKAAADLAALR from the coding sequence GACGGCAGCCTGCGCTTCCATATGGCGGGCCTGCGCAAGCTGCTGGGCGATGGCACCGACGGTGCCCGCTACATCGCCACGCAGGTCGGCGTCGGCTACGCCTTCGTCGCGCCGGTCGAGCGGCACGGCGCCGCGATACGGCCGGCGCCGGATGACGAAGCGAGACCCGGCGCGAGCAGCATCAACGTTCCGGCGAGGCTGCCCCATCTCATCGGACGCGAACGCGACGTGACGTTTCTCGTGGAGCGCGTCGCCGACACGCCGCTCTTCACGATCGTGGGTGCAGGCGGCGTCGGGAAAACCTCGCTGGCGATCGAGGCCGGCCACAGGCTTGCCGGCACGTTCGAGGGCCGGGTCGCCTTCGTCGACTTCAGCATGCTGGAGAATCCGGCGGTGGTGCCCTCCATGATCGCCGGCGCGATGGGGATCGCGGTGCAGAGCGAGGACCCGCTCGCCGTCATTCTAGGGCATATCCGAGACCGGCCATTCCTGCTGCTGCTCGACAATTGCGAGCATGTCGTCGAGCCCGTCGCCGGCATTGTCGAACGCATCATCGAGGAGGCGCCAGGCGCGCGCGTGCTGGCGACCTCGCGCGAGCCGCTGCGCGTGCGGGCGGAGCACGTGCTGCGGCTCGACGCCCTGGACTATCCCGAGGAGCCGGCCGCGCTGACGCCCGAGCAGCTGCTCACCTATTCGGCAGTGCAGCTCTTCTGCGAGCGTGCCACGGCGGCCGACAGTTCGCTCGTCATCGACGAGGACGCCGCCCGCCTCATCGCCGACATGTGCCGGCGGCTCGGCGGGATGGCGCTGCCGATCGAGCTCGCCGCGGTGCGCGCGGCGACGCACGGCATCGCCGCGACGGCGCGCCAGCTCGGCGAGCGGTTCAGCCTCGGCTGGTCCGGCAGGCGAACCGCCCGCCCCCGCCAGCAGACGCTGCAGGCGACGCTCGACTGGAGCTACGACCTCCTCACCGAAAAGGAGCGGATCGTGCTCGAGCGCCTGTCGGTCCTCGTCGGCCCCTTCTCGATCGACGCCGCACTGGAGGTGGTGGCGGATGCGGAGATCGGATCGGATGACGTGGCGGCTGCGCTGGACGAGCTCGCGTTCAAGTCGCTCGTCGCGCCCGACCGATCGCGCCGCACCGGCACCTACCGCCTCCTGGAGATGACGCGCGCCTATGCCAGGGAGAAGCTGCTTGCCCGCCGGGAGGGCGAGAGCGGTGCTGTCGCCCGTCGCCACGCCGCCTTCTTCCTCGCCGAGCTTGAGGCGGTGGCCGAGCAGGACGAGGACGTGCTGCAGGATACCAGGCCGCTGCGCCAGCAGCTCGGCAACATCCGCAGCGCGCTCGACTGGAGTTTCGGCCGCGACGGCGACCTCAGGATCGCGGTGCGCCTGGCCGCCGCCAGCGCGCCGGTCTTCCTCAACCTCTCGCACCTGATCGAGTGCCGCACCTGGTGCGCCCGTGCGCTCGCCGAGATCGAGGAGGTCCAGCGCGGCACCGCGATCGAGCTGGAGCTCCAGGCAGCGCTCGGCATCTCGCTGATGTTCACCCGCGGCAACAGCGAGGCAGCGGGGAATGCGCTGGCCCGCGCGCTCGAGATCGCGACCTTGCTCGACGACCGCTGGAACCAGCTGCGCCTGCTCGGCTGCCTCCACATCTTTCACGAACGCATCGGCGAATATGCCGCCGCGATGGGTCATGCCGAGCGCGCAGTACAGGTTGCCGAGGCTATCGGCGCGCCCGAGGCGATGGGGATCGCCTATTCGTTTTCGGGCATCTCGCACCATCTCGCCGGAGACCAGAAGCGGGCGCGGCGCGAGCTGGAGCTCTCACTGCGGAAGAGTCCGCCTTCCGCGCGCAGCCGGACGATCCACTACGGCTTCGATCACCGGAACCGCTCGGGCATCGCGCTTGCACGGACCTTATGGCTCGCCGGCCATGCCGACGAGGCCGGACGGCTCGCACGGCAGATCGTCCGCGAGGCCGCCCAGCTCGATCACGCCGTCACCCATTGCATCGCGCTGATCTGGTCGTTGTCGGTCTATCTGTGGATGGAGGATTACGCCGCCGCCGAGCAGGATCTCGCCGCGTTCACCGAATGCGCCGAGGTCAACGCGCTCGGCCCGTATATCGCCGCGGCCGCGGGCTTTCGCGGCGAACTGGCGATCCAGCGCGGGCAGACAGGCGATGCGCTCGGCGCGGTCGAGGAAAGCCTCTCCCGGCTGCGCGCGGCGCGCTACGAATTGCTGACCACGCCCTTCTCGATCGCGCTCGCCCGCGGCCTCGTCGCGGATTCGCGCACCGATGAAGCGCTGGATCTGGTCGACGCCACGCTCGCGCGCTGCGACGCAAACGGCGAGAGGTTCGCGGTACCCGAGCTGCTTCGCCTCAAGGCCCGGATCGTGCGATTCACCCCGTCGGCAGAAGATGCGAGCACCCTGCTCGACCAGGCGCTCACCCTCAGCCGGGAACAAGGTGCCCGCGCGTGGGAGCTGAAGGCGGCCGCGGATCTCGCCGCATTGCGCTAG